The segment GACTAACGGGGCCggaaatgagccctagggaagagaataagatgcttaaatagggtaccaagtcccggaattagggtttcccaacccagaccagactcgccgactcgtcgagtcagtcacttactttacacccggatcccgctccgactcgccgagttcctccctggactcgacgagtcgacccctttaacttatggttttcctttcctttcttgacctttctgatttcgggtgttacaggaAGAGATAGAACCCAGAAGAAGTAAGAGGGCTAGAGTTGAAAAATCATTTGGTGATGATTTTTTCACTTATGTGGTGGAAAGTGAACCTAAAACCTACCAAGATGCGGTAACTTCTTCTGAGGGACCTCAATGGAAAGAAGCCATCAAAAATAAGGTAGAATCTATCTTACAAAATCATACATGGGAACTAGTGGATCTATCTCCAGGTAGTAAGCCACTAGGTTACCGTTGGATTTTTAAGAGAAAGATGAAACCTGATGGCAGTATTGATAAATACAAGGCAAGACTAGTAATCAAAGGTTATAGACAAAAGGAAGGTCTAGACTACTTTGATACATATTCGCCGGTAACACGGATAACATCCATTAGATTAGTTCTTGCCATTGCAGCTATCAGAAACTTGCaagttcatcaaatggatgtgaaaacagctTTCCTAAATGGGGAGTTGGAAGAAGAAATTTATATGGAGCAACCTGAGGGATTCATTGCCTCAGGACAAGAGAACAAGGTTTGTAAACTTGTTAAGTCtctatatggattaaaacaagctcctaaacaatggcatcaaaagtttgatcaAGTCATGATGGAAAGTGGCTTTAGAATCAATGAGTGTGATAAGTGTATCTATGTGAAAAACACCACTCATGGTTATGTCATCTTGtgtttgtatgttgatgatatgcttaTCATTGGTAGTGATGACAAGATAATAAGATCCACGAAGGATATGTTGAAATCCATATTCGACATGAAAGATATGGGTTTACCAGATGTGATTCTTGGAGTGAAGATCACAAGAACCCAAAGTGGTTTGATTTTGAGTCAAACACACTATGtggataaaattcttgaaaaaatTGCTAAGGGAGATACTAGCATAGCTAGAACTCCAATTGACACTAGTCAACATCTACGTAAAAATAGAGGTGATAGTGTTAAACAAGTGGAATATTCAAGAATTACTGGCAGTCTGATGTATCTAATGAGTTGTACCAGACCTGACTTAGCATATGCTATGAGCAGACTAAGTAGATACACTAGTAAACCCAGTTCTGAACATTGGAAGAGTATTACTAGGTTGTTGAGGTATGTGAGATACACGCGAGAGTATGGAAAGCATTATGGCAAACATCCAGCAGTTATCGAAGGATACACAGATGCAAATTGGATATCTGACATAAAAGATTCTAGATctacaagtggatatgtgtttgttggattagtgtctaagtccataactattttggtatgtacttgacccgatggtgcatggtccttttgggttgccttcaccaatgcaacttgataggatgaataatggagagaaaggattaaatattatttattaatatattgtgagaataacatattaaaggagaaatcatattgtttaattaatattagtcaagaataaataagaattaagtttgtggctaaacgagattaattaaacttaagggaatagaattgtaattataagataattgcaattgggctatgaattaccttataatataagggtggacaaattctatggggaagcccattagaaatcatccaaggattGTTAAGgaaggggttcatgggttgcttagggcttaagcatccaaattagggtttccttcttagataaccctaatagcctctctatttaaagtgcccttaagccccaaaaacgtggggaagactccttctagggtttgtaCACGTTTTGGACAGCctcctctctcttctcttcttcatcctcttgctcttggtgtttgtgaaccattagaggagtgacatttgtgactctaagctttctaaagtcattacacggaggatttgagattattattgctacataacaatcaaggtataatctaaacccttattcatatgttatattgattataatATACTATatatagggtttatagtcttggatgaattgcatgtacaatagagaaacctagatccaaacattagggtttgtatgagcacataggatgttcttatagctaaaacccatcagtggtattagagccttgattggtttctgttgtattggTGTCTTACGTGTTTGTTCAAGCTGCAAAAACGTTTTTGGCCCAtcttcctgatgaactcggcgagtaccacagtgtactcggcgagtaggcctcaactcgacaagtccagtgtggtactcggcgagttcgagcgtcagatggagctattttcgggatttcttgctgttttactcatggatacttgccttatctgttttaggtcattaaaatccgattttatacatatttatgagtatatccttgattaaacaaaagataattaccaattaattagataataacttccttatatgattaaagtttgattatttgtattaattgggtaacttattttgcaagaaattgaaattaggacaaatatagataatgataaaattaattgtttaatttatattatttgttatttgatccttgtgttatgaaaagtttcaatttccccccccccccctttaagttttatagtttaaatctgaactcaaaagttttgtcttgaaatttaaatagttgaaaccctaatgttttgaaaaggtttcaaaacttgccctcaagttttggaatttaaattttaattaaaagtttaattttgatgtatatttaaattctaaaccctaatgtttttgaaatgattcaaaacttgccctcaagttttgcaatttaaaagttgattaaaggtttaatttaggaatgttaaattctaaaaccctagtattgttttgaaaagttcatatcacacccttatggttttattaattaattaaggtgtataattaaaagaggtttaataaatccataaaagttttggtttacaaattaattgaattaaaagtataattgttaaatttgaccacctagtattttaaaagtgtaaaatacaccctatactatatataacattaaaagtctaacattatatatatgtatgagtaaaagtcagtcttaccgttagtaggcctcattcacgaagctggtctataaggggtgtttaaagaaattgcctataaaatggcgattgaatgggtatccactcttacccaccacactcttgactagtggagggtcgtttttccaacgggtaggatatgacagaaaccttccattataagtataatgaagtacaaaagtaactaaatgttttacaaattcccaatctttgttactttaggcaaaagtgaattgatgcaattccatgaaattacactttgtgcccttgcaaagacgttagtggagcgtgtgtggtttaccggcacactaaatggttctaagcaaaggtagcaaagggtgactcaatgtttgtcatagttcggtggagcgtgtgtggtttaccggcacatcgaataggtgactgtaacatgtgggggcaccatgtaagcttccatggttattcacacccgctttgtgatcctcgacatcccagtcacaaactagaggggcatatcgagatttaaacatgccgttgaaatgttcaatgaatctcaaaggatctaggagttttcatagatttaaaacttaaatttctttttcgtttttcatggtggaaattagtgaatcgtcattcacttaccttcaaatattctgcaactagattacggcatctgttttctaggttgtagcgtattgtgttgggtcctagccttaatatctcatttgggtgattcattaaggacttaatcaatcaactaacttgaatttgttttctcccgttttgtagatgtcaaagttcgacaactatggtcttcccaaatcccgtggaacaagcattccacatgaagatgatattccacgattcgatcgaggaacaagatatcatgcttcacttcctccacctcctccaatcattctccttaacccacaagatcgaagaattgaaaggttcaatgtcactaaatccctattggaaatgaaacatgaagatggtaaacccgtgtgtgcccacgttctaggaatgaaatcacacatcgataggttgataatgttgggtgcatcattccctgataagttggcggTGAACTGGGTTTtccagtcactccctgaatcatataatgagttcaaaagaaagtattatatgatggatcatgacgaaaaactcattgacctaacttacatgctcattgctgctgaatcagaaatgatttggcaaagcaatggagcgtatttgttgggaaagtcaaccaaccatgcttccgaggacgttctaggagaattgacctgcgtttgctgccaagagaaagggcgttggatacaagcctgccctaagagcctaaagagtccagaagatgggagagtcaaagagtatggttgtgcttcaggtaaaatccactatctaactccattaagttcctatttgttgattctttatacatgatgtgataagattacatttgaatgttttacaggatcagtgaaaagagaggaagcttgatgaaagagcaagatgaatctaatcacaaagaaatggatctcgatcgcatggatttgaagattagattttgagcttaggaagttatgatagagttgttaggaatttttctttttggctacatagtttttcagttgattttgcattgtaaggacaaatgttttccgctgcttttatgaataaaataaattttggttttactcatttatttatttatttaatttccttgaaatgaaatcattatgaaaaattgatgttcgtatatttctacaacgagtggatgtgattcttaattatgataattgtggaaatgtcaagactttaccaaatagggagagtttctcatcgcacaagtttcaattggacagaaacttggaatcatgcaacttggttgcacgatgaatgagaaatttcatatttggaaattagactaattcgttgacaaagtgtcaagtgaaggactaggagatcgagtacacaaagttgtgtgttgatcaagtccaacacaagggtaacaaagatattcgtcatgatttactaaaggattagtaaatatgattatacttataagattaagtgtaattctgaattgattgaaaaatgtttaaatcaatagcagaacaaataaaagaatcaagtaggcagaaagataaaagtttctctattctaagaagaagggagagtaccttttatactttatgatatgtcttaatgattaataaccatatttcaattgatcctctaaataagtcttagtacaagtgtaagtataagaagaggaatcaagaattgaagaaatggttaaatcaagaagtcaatcatacttcattccaaaacaagtcttagagttaagattgtaatattgagtgacaagtcttaagaaggtttataacattcatcaaatgtagaatttggaaaaaggctttcctattctcgcacatttgaaattggaaagttgtgatgtcttggataagacaaagaccaactaggaccaattttatgaaatgttttgtcttgataaaggctacactaactcttgaatatttgtttgtcaagaaatgtttattgacaagagaatcttatatgtcaaggattcagtgggagtcttaatggtcttgaaaggtttcaagaacaaatcaagaataaaccttatcgatcatcactagcacacgagtagaggtttacaacctatcgtgttgacattatcttgtttctgtgacgttccaattgagttaattatgcatgtgagcctatgagttctcatttgaatgcataaaaggcaaggaccttgatcaattcaaagtacattgataggaaagggtgagctgcttaactacttggaagacatggtgggcagccgtgttaccataaggcaagaaatcaagattgagaaggttcggtccatatgagtttgggtttgtcgcaaactttggttttgacaaattcacatggataggaacacacacaccattaaaatctaagtgtcataagattccctccttcatgaaaatggctgtgaggaaatgctttcactaaggaagattttaagaagatagtgattgtgaaaattgaattctcgaattcgattatggttacggtatccctttccatgattcgaattatgagatttggcaattagtctaaattgtttaagacacacatataaactatctaaggcaaatgtgtataagtttaagaagccttgataaaagattatcaaagcattgggtattagaaatatgaacttaaagaaattcaataggcattgtttttctgaaagttaagctatttctgaatacatgtcaaagctagtgggaacataagtgttatgtttataataatcatcatgatagtgggagcataaatgttatgattgcatgattattaaggcaagcattgcaagttagcaatattaattatagaaaacaagagtcatactttgcaaagttgtaaggatggaatagttgtttttctataattaagggagagaatattatgctttatttcaaatataaaggcttaggttttggaatattaatatttttagtcaaggatacatagtgtgttcttaaatttcgatcatgattatggcattcctcttcataattcgaattataagaacgtagcacataagatattatggcagaagactgataaagtatcgtatctttatgtaagacattatgcatcgtgtcccatacacttagggtataggatcgatttcaaatgctataatatttgaccattctaaaattttccaaatgtctagcgcattaagagggaaaaaggacaaaaatcggttttgactaagatagttaaacaactatcaaaggacgatccaaagctcgctgaggattggtcgcttgtgagtagttggaagtatagtattggatggaccatatcgacattattatgaatagataagattctattaagaatgagttgtcatatggaaaatatggaaacgtttccatattgggagttggaaattaagaatcaatgtctagtttagaaacttttatgcaaaaggatgttcaaaggaatgtactttgagtgagagacatcacatctaaggaattgtcttataacaatctccaatagaggactttgtaatttcattggcaatagtcattgtgactttagtgcagcggcattacgaaaggatcattgcataaaatgttagaatctaacatattccataagtggcaagaatttgatattatttcacttatgaaaaaggattaggagttgtgaaatgagtatgattggaaatgttttcatttgatctatttcaaagtaagaaccataggtaagcattgtgtgcatgctaagagcatgggacacgtgtagtaataattcaagtaagaagttgattacccgaaacgacaaataatgagtaatcgatatggtgataaataaatggtgttttatttatactcaaaggtttgaggccatatgggattagtattattcttgtgtttcactttgcatgttttgacttcttgaataatttaattggttgagaatagtcaaattattcgaacgggccacagtcgttcgtatgttggaagtaaatatgaacgaagactgtcatgaattggtgtgtggattgtctaaagagtattaaacataagcaaatgtttgctgcaacgttcatgtgtgcttatgaatatgatttgagcattggattaaacgcatgctcacttggatcacttcatggattttatcacgagtgattggtgagatgataacatattatattcttgaaaccgagatgtgtgagttgtatcttgcgagtcggttgcacattgataatatgtaaacgcaccagtaacttggtgttataaaacatattgttgtgtgtgattcggtaagtgagtgcaagcgagcattgagtcaaattttatccgttccttttatccaaagtaagataaaagcgatatctgtgggccccttgatgatttagtgatggcatctAAGTGCTTCCCTAAgacgggactaatttgatgtgtttaaattgtagtatgttgtcagtcgtcataaatctgaattcgggaaacagcacatagacagagagaatgatttagatccatgtctgaGTCtacacgatatctagaatggaggaacatatgatcccttatcttaaggacacgcgtatctgataagatcagagttgacagcggatttggaaagctacaattgcagatcaggatctgaagtcatacgcagaatagttattagacttatccaagtgggagactgttggattagtgtctaagtccataactattttggtatgtacttgacccgatggtgcatggtccttttggtttgccttcaccaaagcaacttgataggatgaataatggagagaaaggattaaatatgatttgttaatatattgtgagaataatatattaaaggagaaatcatattgtttaattaatattagtcaagaattaataagaattaagtttgtggctaaaagagattaattaaacttaagggactggaattgtaattataagataattgcaattgggttatgggttaccttataatataaggttggaaaaattctatggggaagcccattagaaattgtccaaggatTGTTAAGGAAGGGGtgcatgggttgcttagggcttaagcatccaaattagggtttccttcttagataaccctaatagcctctctatttaaagtgcccttaagccccaaaaacgtggggaagactccttctagggtttgtacacattttgggcagcctcctctctcttctcttcttcatcctcttgctcttggtgtttgtgaaccattagaggagtgacatttgtgactctaagctttctaaagtcattacaaggaggatttgagattgttattgctacataacaatcaaggtataatctaaacccttattcatatgttatattgattataatATACtatatctagggtttatagtcttggatgaattgcatgtacaatagagaaacctagatccaagcattagggtttgtatgagcacataggatgttcttatagctaaaacccatcaatgtttGCACTTGGAGGTGCTGCTGTAGCATGGAAATCATCCAAGCAAACAGTTATATCTAGATCCACAATGGAATCTGAATTTATTGCCTTATATATTTGTGCTGAAGAGGTGGAGTGGCTACGTCAATTTTAGAGGACATTCCCGAATGGCCTAAGCCGGTAACGGCCATATGTATACATTGTGATAACCAATCGGCAATTGGTAGAGCTCAAAGTACAATGTATAATGGGAAATCAAGGCACATTAGACGTAGACATAAAATGATACGACAACTAATCTCTACGGGGGTTATCACGGTTGATTGGGTGAAGTCAAAGGATAACATTGCGGATCCGCTTACAAAAGGCTTGAGTAGAGATGTAGTTTATAAGTCTTCAAGAGGAATGGGACTAAAGCCCATGAATGAATAAATTCATACGAAGGAAACCTTACCCAGAGACTGGAGATCCCAAGATCTGGGTTCAAAAGGAAACCTAATTGTATGAATGGGGCAGGTCACTGTGGGGGGAGTTAACATTTCTTCCTAGTCCATTCCTTTATGTAGTGACAAAATTAGGCTAAACATATGGTTTTTAATGATTCTTGGAATCACCTATGTGAGAGAGAAGTAGGGTTGCTTCGAAGGGAATTATAGGGGCAAAAATTCCTAAAGCTCTTGCAAAACCAGGTTGGTGTTCATGACCAAAACGAACACGTCTATGAGGATATGACTTTGTCAGGGAGAGTCCTGTGAGATTTACATTGTCGTCTACATAAATGGCAACTTAGTTCAAAGACATCGAGATCTACTAAGTGCTAGGAGATTAAGTGTAACTTCTTAAGGGAAGGTTCAAAGGGTAATACCTACCTATCCTATGCAGGATTTAACTGTTGAAAATTTCGTTTGGAAATTGGATGTGCAGAGATCGATCTCCATTCGtgtgggggattgttggaaatttagtaaaaatatttatattttttactaactttggacatatatagatatatacatatgttgtatatataacGAACTCTAAGTGGGTTTGTGTTCTCCTCCATGAGGACTTCGAAACGATATATTATATGTCCAAAATAGAGTATAAGTGAATGAGATATCGATACTCAAAGATGGGTATTTGAGAATAAGTTTAGAAAAAGAGAGGAATGTGGGAATGAGTCCCACATTGGTAGAGAGACCAAACTCAACAAGGTTTATAAGCTTCATTGCATGAAGACTTACAAGCTTGTGTCTATGGTTATGCTACAATTCCTACCCGCGCGCAGGGGGGGGGGTGCAAATCTTGGTTCCATAGACCAAAAACACTGAACTTGTGCATGGGCGCGACCTGCGGACACGAATGCATTGATTGTTTTGGTCCCTATTTTTGAATTTTGTAACGGATGCATTGATTGCATAATTAATGACATTTATTGCCATTAAACTAtcaatcaattagtgatttgtttCCGTTTCACGATTCAACTATAAAAGAAGACCTTGTCTTCTCATTCAAACACACGAATGAAattactcttcttcttcttccttctcttCACTCCTGCTTCCGGCGATTCTTTCAGGCAAGTGGTGATATTTGGCAGTACATAATATTGTTTAGGTTGTTGTACCCTGGGAATAGACGGTGAATCTGTTTAAGAGAATTCAATCCAACTCGAGCCTCAGCCACATCGTTTGCATCTAATTTTTCTTTATATACACCTTTCAAGGACGAAAACGAACACACTATACTAACAAGATGTTCATTAGGCCTTGTGGTATACATACCATGAATCGATTCGTGGTCTAGTTGGCCACGAGAAAGGCTCGTGCACACCACCTCGACATTCCGTGGTCGGGCGTGGTCGTGATACTTCGTGTTCCTGATGACGAATTCAAACGAAGAAGGTGATTGGTGGTTGGTTTTTTTGGCTGTTGAACGACTATTTTGCCTATTTTTTTTCCAAACTCAATTCAATAACATAAATAAACCTTCTAATTTCACCAAAACTTACACCTCATTCTAACCTTCACTCTCTAAAACCACAAAACACATATACATGGATTCCACAAAACATATGGAATTTATAAAAACTTTTGACTTGGATGACAACGTAGAATTCGTCGAGACATTCTTCAACATTGTGCAACACATTCACGACGAAGAAAGTTCGAACGTTGCTCGTACAAGGGCGGTCGTCAATCGTGATCGCCAAGCCGCAAACGACTTATTGGTACGTGATTATTTTGCCAATAATTGTCTTTATAATGACGACTTGTTCGAACATCGTTTCCGTCTGAATAAGGCTATATTTTTACGTATTAGTAATGCTTTAGAGCCTCGTTatgattttttcaaacaaaaacccgACGCTAGAGGAAGAATGAGTTTTAGTAGTATACAAAAATGTGCGGCTGCTCTTAGGTATTTGAGATACGGTATAACATTTGATGCATCTGACGAATACTTGAAAGTATCCGAGAGGACCGCACTTGAATGTGTAGATTGGTTTTCTGCATGTGTTTATGAGGTTTTTCATGAAGAATATTTGCACAAACCTACTCAACGTAATATTGAGAGATTATATTCGGCTCATGAAGAGAGACATGGATTTCTGGGTATGCTTGACAGTCTAGATTGTACGTATGTGGCTTGGGAAAAATGTCCAAATGCATGGCGTGGTCAGTTCACTCGAGGAG is part of the Lactuca sativa cultivar Salinas chromosome 7, Lsat_Salinas_v11, whole genome shotgun sequence genome and harbors:
- the LOC111904272 gene encoding uncharacterized protein LOC111904272 → MDSTKHMEFIKTFDLDDNVEFVETFFNIVQHIHDEESSNVARTRAVVNRDRQAANDLLVRDYFANNCLYNDDLFEHRFRLNKAIFLRISNALEPRYDFFKQKPDARGRMSFSSIQKCAAALRYLRYGITFDASDEYLKVSERTALECVDWFSACVYEVFHEEYLHKPTQRNIERLYSAHEERHGFLGMLDSLDCTYVAWEKCPNAWRGQFTRGDICEPTIILEAVASQDLWIWHAFFGVAGFNNDLNVLGQSPLFNDIWTGKAPDMTFTVNGHAYKYGYYLGDGIYPDYSTLMKAYRVPRIEKAKFFYKRTGIGEKGYREGIWGP